Proteins from a single region of Aquirhabdus parva:
- a CDS encoding efflux RND transporter permease subunit, producing the protein MNFNLSAWALKNRQLVLYFMVLLGIIGAISYTKLGQSEDPPFTFKVMVVQTYWPGANAEEVSKLVTDPIEKKLMETGNYEKIVSYSRPGESMVTFVARDSMHSSEIPNLWYQVRKKIGDIQQTLPVGIQGPYFNDEFGDTYGNIYALTGKGYDYAVLKDYADRIQLQLENVPDVAKVDLVGLQNEKIWIEVSNTKIASLGLPLQAVQEALQAQNAVAPAGFFETPTDRIQLRVSGRFKSVDEIRNFPIIIAGKTFTLGTVADVHRGFSDPAQPRMRFMGEDALGIEVSMKPGGDILALGKNLQTTFASLQQTLPVGMQLSKVSDQPAAVKSGVSEFVHALAEAVIIVLLVSFFSLGFRTGAVVALTIPLVLAMTFAAMHFFDIGLHKISLGALVLALGLLVDDAIIAVEMMSIKMEQGFSRLKAASFAWTSTAFPMLTGTLITAAGFLPIATAQSSTGEYTRSIFEVVTIALLVSWLAAVIFVPYLGDILLPDYKKNQAKKNQQKSSSKIGSLKEKYFGKDPEPVAAPPIESTANPNLDHEAHDPYASKFYQRFRALVQWCLNFRKTVIAITIAAFVGSIVLFGFVPQQFFPDSSRLELMVDMKLTEGASLTATEAKAKQLEALLKTRKGIDNFVSYVGTGSPRFYLPLDQQLPQASFAQFVILAKTLKDREELRAWLIQTLDKDFPDVRTRVSRLENGPPVGYPVQFRVSGEDIQNVRALARQVAAKVQENPHVVNVHLDWEEPSKSTYLTVDQARARQLGVNSQELANFLQSALTGATVSQYRENKSLIDIQLRGAALDRREVGMLSSLAVPSDNGGTVPLSQISTIEYGFEEGIIWRRNRLPTVTVRADIYDNTQPVSLVNQISPTLDSIRAKLPSGYQLSIGGTVEDSARGQNSVNAGMPLFLVVVITLLMLQLRSVSRSIIVFLTAPLGLIGVTLFLLLFQKPFGFVAMLGTIALSGMIMRNSLILIDQIEQDIRAGHKPWDAIIEATVRRLRPIVLTALAAVLAMIPLSRSVFFGPMAVAIMGGLIVATALTLLFLPALYAAWFRVKKEPPPTAS; encoded by the coding sequence ATGAACTTTAATCTTTCTGCTTGGGCACTCAAAAACCGCCAGCTCGTGCTGTATTTCATGGTCCTGCTAGGCATCATCGGCGCGATCTCCTATACCAAACTCGGTCAGAGTGAAGACCCACCATTTACCTTTAAAGTCATGGTGGTTCAGACCTACTGGCCCGGTGCCAACGCCGAGGAAGTCTCCAAACTGGTCACCGATCCCATCGAAAAGAAACTGATGGAGACCGGTAACTACGAAAAGATCGTCTCCTACTCCCGTCCTGGGGAGTCGATGGTGACCTTTGTTGCACGGGATTCGATGCACTCCTCCGAGATTCCCAACCTCTGGTATCAGGTCCGTAAGAAAATTGGTGATATCCAACAGACTTTACCTGTGGGCATCCAAGGGCCTTATTTTAATGATGAATTTGGTGATACCTACGGCAACATCTATGCCTTAACCGGTAAAGGCTACGATTATGCGGTGCTGAAAGACTATGCCGATCGTATTCAGTTGCAATTGGAGAATGTCCCTGACGTTGCCAAAGTTGATCTGGTCGGTCTGCAGAATGAAAAAATCTGGATTGAGGTGTCAAACACCAAGATCGCAAGCCTAGGCTTGCCACTACAAGCAGTACAAGAAGCCCTACAAGCGCAAAATGCCGTTGCCCCCGCGGGCTTCTTTGAAACGCCGACTGATCGTATTCAACTGCGGGTCAGTGGGCGCTTTAAATCGGTCGATGAAATTCGCAACTTCCCGATCATCATTGCAGGCAAGACGTTTACGCTGGGCACGGTTGCCGATGTCCATCGCGGCTTTAGCGATCCTGCACAGCCGCGCATGCGCTTTATGGGTGAGGATGCACTGGGTATCGAAGTCTCGATGAAACCGGGTGGCGATATCTTAGCTTTGGGCAAGAATTTGCAAACTACCTTTGCCTCCTTACAACAAACGCTACCCGTCGGCATGCAACTCAGCAAGGTCTCTGACCAGCCTGCCGCCGTAAAATCCGGTGTCAGTGAGTTTGTGCATGCCTTGGCCGAAGCGGTGATTATCGTGCTTTTGGTCAGCTTCTTCTCTCTGGGCTTTCGCACCGGAGCGGTGGTTGCGCTCACCATCCCACTGGTCTTGGCGATGACCTTTGCGGCGATGCATTTCTTTGATATTGGTTTACATAAGATTTCTTTAGGCGCGCTGGTCTTGGCGCTTGGACTGCTCGTTGATGACGCGATCATCGCCGTGGAAATGATGTCGATCAAGATGGAGCAAGGCTTTAGTCGTCTAAAAGCCGCCAGCTTTGCGTGGACCTCAACCGCATTTCCGATGCTGACCGGGACATTGATTACAGCAGCAGGCTTTCTGCCGATCGCAACCGCTCAATCCAGCACAGGGGAATACACGCGCTCGATCTTTGAGGTGGTGACCATTGCCCTGCTGGTCTCGTGGCTTGCTGCGGTGATCTTCGTGCCTTATTTGGGTGATATCCTGCTGCCCGACTACAAGAAGAATCAAGCCAAAAAAAATCAGCAAAAAAGCTCATCCAAAATCGGCAGTTTAAAAGAGAAATACTTTGGCAAAGATCCTGAGCCTGTTGCTGCGCCACCTATAGAGAGTACAGCAAATCCAAATCTGGACCACGAGGCGCATGATCCTTATGCCAGTAAGTTCTACCAGCGCTTCCGCGCACTGGTACAGTGGTGCTTGAACTTCCGCAAAACCGTCATTGCGATTACGATTGCGGCATTTGTAGGCTCTATCGTTCTGTTTGGCTTCGTTCCACAGCAGTTCTTCCCTGACTCCAGTCGCCTTGAACTGATGGTCGATATGAAGCTGACGGAAGGCGCCTCGTTGACCGCCACAGAAGCCAAAGCCAAGCAATTGGAAGCCTTGCTTAAAACCCGTAAAGGCATAGATAACTTTGTCAGCTATGTGGGTACGGGTTCGCCGCGCTTCTATCTGCCCTTAGATCAACAATTGCCACAGGCAAGCTTTGCCCAATTTGTGATTCTGGCGAAGACCTTGAAAGATCGTGAAGAACTGCGTGCATGGTTGATCCAGACCCTCGATAAGGACTTCCCCGATGTTCGCACCCGTGTTTCACGTCTTGAAAACGGCCCACCCGTGGGTTATCCCGTTCAATTCCGTGTTTCCGGTGAAGATATCCAGAACGTACGCGCTCTCGCCCGCCAAGTCGCCGCCAAGGTGCAGGAAAATCCACATGTGGTAAATGTCCATCTGGATTGGGAAGAGCCGAGTAAATCAACCTACTTAACCGTTGATCAGGCCCGTGCGCGTCAGTTGGGAGTAAACAGTCAAGAACTGGCTAACTTCCTGCAAAGCGCACTCACCGGCGCAACCGTTAGCCAATATCGCGAAAATAAATCGTTGATCGATATCCAGTTGCGCGGTGCAGCGCTAGATCGTCGTGAAGTCGGCATGCTATCCAGTCTGGCTGTGCCTTCTGACAACGGCGGCACCGTGCCGCTCTCGCAAATCTCGACCATTGAATACGGTTTTGAAGAAGGGATTATCTGGCGCCGCAACCGTCTACCCACGGTCACGGTGCGTGCAGACATTTATGATAATACCCAGCCCGTCAGCCTCGTGAATCAAATCTCCCCGACGCTGGATAGTATCCGCGCCAAGCTCCCGAGTGGCTATCAGTTAAGCATCGGGGGTACAGTGGAGGATTCTGCACGTGGACAGAATTCGGTCAATGCCGGTATGCCGCTGTTCTTGGTGGTAGTGATCACCTTGCTGATGTTGCAGTTACGCAGTGTCTCACGCAGTATCATCGTCTTCCTGACCGCGCCATTGGGTTTGATAGGCGTGACGCTCTTCCTACTGCTTTTCCAAAAACCCTTTGGTTTTGTGGCGATGCTGGGAACGATTGCCCTATCGGGCATGATCATGCGTAACTCATTGATTTTGATTGATCAGATTGAGCAGGATATCCGTGCAGGTCACAAACCGTGGGATGCGATTATTGAAGCCACGGTACGACGCCTGCGTCCAATTGTGCTCACCGCACTTGCGGCGGTACTGGCGATGATCCCGCTTTCACGTAGCGTGTTCTTTGGACCGATGGCAGTTGCGATTATGGGTGGTTTGATCGTCGCAACCGCATTGACGCTACTCTTCTTACCGGCACTCTACGCTGCATGGTTTAGAGTCAAGAAGGAGCCTCCACCTACGGCTTCCTAA
- a CDS encoding efflux RND transporter periplasmic adaptor subunit gives MISQQINRPILLLSIAMLSACGKQEPAKPQPRPAMVTQPISAGLLLNSYAGDVTARVQPQLSFRVGGKVIKRWVDVGNTVKAGQILAELDPQDAQLQRTAAAAQLASAESAERVAKSELDRYKQLLAPNAISRSQYDQVENQYKSAASALQQAKSQYDVASNQANYNTLRAPENGVIVQRQVEAGQVVTAGQPIYTLAAQGDREVVIGLPEQDLPRFHIGQHVTVTVWSQPDARFPAHVRELSPAADQSHTFAARIAFDQPNPSVDIGQSARVYAADPKTATALSIPLSAVTAEQGAAYVWVLNPSTSVIKRTFIKTGAYDRDIVPVLSGLNPSDWVVVAGVQLLHDGQKIQPVDRQNRPVTATTGTQSTPVVATAPNSKQG, from the coding sequence ATGATTTCTCAGCAAATCAACCGCCCCATCCTCTTGCTCTCTATCGCAATGCTCAGTGCCTGTGGCAAACAGGAACCTGCCAAACCACAGCCACGTCCTGCCATGGTTACTCAGCCGATCTCCGCAGGTCTACTGCTCAATAGCTATGCAGGGGATGTGACCGCCCGCGTACAACCTCAGCTTTCTTTCCGTGTGGGCGGCAAGGTGATTAAACGCTGGGTGGATGTCGGCAATACCGTAAAAGCGGGACAAATCCTTGCAGAATTGGATCCACAAGACGCACAATTACAACGCACCGCCGCTGCCGCACAGCTTGCCAGTGCAGAATCCGCAGAACGCGTCGCCAAGTCAGAGCTGGATCGCTATAAGCAGCTCCTTGCACCGAACGCGATCAGCCGCTCGCAGTACGATCAGGTTGAAAACCAATATAAGTCAGCCGCATCTGCACTACAACAAGCCAAATCACAGTACGATGTCGCGTCCAATCAAGCCAACTACAATACCTTGCGCGCACCTGAAAACGGCGTGATCGTCCAGCGCCAAGTCGAAGCCGGACAGGTGGTGACCGCAGGCCAACCCATCTATACCTTAGCCGCACAGGGCGACCGCGAAGTGGTGATCGGGCTGCCTGAGCAGGACTTGCCGCGCTTTCATATCGGACAGCACGTGACCGTCACCGTCTGGTCACAGCCAGATGCACGCTTCCCTGCCCACGTGCGCGAACTGTCACCCGCAGCGGATCAATCCCATACCTTCGCGGCACGTATCGCCTTTGACCAGCCCAATCCATCCGTCGATATCGGACAGAGCGCACGCGTGTATGCGGCAGATCCCAAGACCGCAACCGCCCTCTCAATTCCGCTATCAGCCGTGACTGCTGAGCAAGGCGCGGCCTACGTCTGGGTTTTGAACCCTTCCACCTCCGTCATCAAACGCACCTTTATCAAAACAGGCGCTTATGATCGCGACATCGTGCCAGTGCTGTCTGGATTAAATCCCAGCGACTGGGTGGTGGTTGCTGGCGTTCAACTCCTGCATGATGGACAGAAGATTCAACCCGTAGATCGGCAAAACCGCCCTGTAACCGCGACAACCGGAACACAAAGTACACCAGTGGTCGCCACGGCCCCAAACAGCAAACAGGGTTAA
- a CDS encoding TetR/AcrR family transcriptional regulator: MSAQLPLKSPTPASPGRPKDMVKRAAILQAAKDLFLSLGFDGSSMDAIAAEAGVSKLTVYSHFNDKESLFAAAIEAHCEHQLPSVLFDLPEELPVSRALYEIARRFQAMLQTQEAIELNRLMVAQAKQNPKLTQLFYNAGPQHTQDEMKRLLQQAHDQGKLNISNTTFASEHFLSAFSGGCSQLRRSFGMDSLTNPNEDEEYAREIVKRFLRAYRPE, encoded by the coding sequence ATGAGTGCACAACTTCCTCTTAAATCGCCAACCCCCGCCAGCCCCGGCCGCCCAAAGGACATGGTCAAGCGCGCTGCTATTTTGCAGGCCGCGAAGGATCTGTTTTTAAGTTTAGGGTTTGACGGCAGTAGTATGGATGCCATTGCGGCAGAGGCAGGCGTGTCCAAGCTGACGGTCTATAGTCACTTTAATGATAAAGAATCGTTGTTTGCGGCGGCAATCGAAGCACATTGTGAGCATCAGTTGCCTTCGGTTTTATTTGATCTGCCGGAAGAGTTACCCGTCTCTCGAGCGTTGTATGAAATCGCGCGTCGTTTTCAAGCGATGTTACAGACGCAAGAGGCGATTGAGCTCAATCGGTTGATGGTGGCGCAGGCTAAGCAAAATCCAAAGTTGACCCAGCTTTTTTATAATGCGGGCCCGCAGCATACCCAAGATGAAATGAAGCGCTTATTGCAGCAAGCCCATGACCAAGGCAAGCTGAATATCTCGAATACCACGTTTGCATCGGAGCATTTTTTATCGGCATTTAGTGGTGGGTGTAGCCAACTGCGTCGCAGCTTCGGGATGGACTCCCTCACTAACCCCAATGAAGATGAAGAATATGCCCGCGAAATCGTCAAACGTTTCTTGCGCGCCTATCGCCCTGAATAA
- a CDS encoding DNA/RNA non-specific endonuclease has protein sequence MFTVYRSLPALLLILAIPCSTLHAEIATAYAPGYGKTDATTSSASQATATATAEPTGDEEATEADDPLCSQNYYKGEAPDFNNPNLSQSTQELCFDGFTVMYSGITRTPLWSAEYLTRDRIERAQALSRMNNFHEETRIDYTERSTLSDYKGSGFDRGHMSPNGDMGTRAQQFNSFSLANIVPQNSYNNQNPWRLLEEATRELVKQEDEAYVITGAAFLGNSLQKIGNVIVPSDIYKAVYFPKRQAVGVYFSPNDSSGQVQVLTLAELNAKIGLDLFPQLSTEIKQKRVNMPLSTMMATRRGDFAGRDTRSARGDNYRNYGVSSESQLQPSPRGLLERLWRALWKLN, from the coding sequence ATGTTCACTGTTTACCGATCCCTCCCTGCTTTACTGTTGATCCTCGCCATACCGTGCAGCACGCTCCATGCAGAAATCGCCACTGCTTATGCACCGGGCTATGGCAAAACTGACGCCACAACCAGCTCCGCATCGCAAGCGACAGCCACGGCAACGGCTGAACCTACGGGGGATGAAGAAGCTACCGAAGCCGATGATCCGTTATGCAGTCAGAATTATTACAAAGGTGAGGCACCAGACTTTAACAATCCCAACCTGTCGCAAAGCACGCAGGAATTGTGTTTTGATGGCTTTACCGTGATGTATTCAGGGATTACCCGTACGCCGCTGTGGTCCGCTGAATACCTAACACGCGACCGCATCGAACGTGCCCAAGCACTCAGCCGCATGAATAATTTCCACGAAGAGACCCGCATTGATTACACAGAGCGCTCAACACTCTCTGACTATAAAGGCAGTGGCTTTGATCGCGGACATATGTCGCCCAATGGCGACATGGGCACGCGGGCGCAGCAGTTTAATAGCTTCTCGCTGGCGAATATCGTGCCGCAAAACAGCTATAACAACCAGAATCCATGGCGTCTGCTTGAGGAGGCCACACGCGAGTTGGTCAAACAAGAAGACGAAGCTTATGTCATCACAGGGGCGGCGTTCTTGGGTAATAGCTTGCAAAAGATTGGCAATGTGATCGTGCCGTCGGATATCTATAAAGCGGTGTACTTTCCGAAACGCCAAGCGGTCGGGGTGTATTTCTCACCCAATGACTCATCGGGGCAGGTGCAAGTGCTGACACTTGCGGAGTTGAATGCCAAGATCGGTTTGGATCTTTTTCCACAGCTCTCCACTGAGATCAAACAAAAACGCGTCAATATGCCGCTCTCAACCATGATGGCAACGCGGCGCGGGGATTTTGCTGGGCGGGATACGCGTAGTGCGCGTGGTGATAACTACCGCAATTACGGCGTCTCATCAGAATCACAACTCCAGCCCTCACCGCGCGGATTGCTGGAAAGACTGTGGCGTGCGCTGTGGAAGCTGAATTAA
- a CDS encoding potassium transporter Kup, translating to MQAMQQRPAMSALTLAALGIVFGDIGTSPLYALKECFHVSHGIALNHANVLGVLSLIFWSLMIVVSIKYVMVIMHADNNGEGGIMALLALSLRSKRIGAKTRSGLIAIGLFGAALFFGDGIITPAVSVLSAVEGLSIMTPVFTPFVIPITIAVLIGLFMIQRKGTGSVGRFFGPITLLWFVSLGVLGIMSIIQNPSILQMASPHWAVIFVVNHPVASFITMSAVVLTITGGEALYADMGHFGRKPIQMAWFAVVLPCLLLNYAGQGALLLRDPAAIANPFYKLIPEMALLPMIILATIATVIASQAVISGVFSIARQAMQLGYLPRFTVMHTSESEIGQIYIPFLNWLLLGAILVLVVMFKSSSNLASAYGLAVTMTMLCDTLLVGFVMYNLWRWKAPKVLLIVLPFLTLDLVFFGATSMKIIAGGWFPLLIGSIAFTIMMTWKRGRQLLFAKLQKDTLPLDLFINSVSTTAHTVTGTAVFMTASQAIVPHALLHNLKHNKILHETNILMTVQTEDVPYIDEATRVTVERINERFSRIIARYGFKEQPNVPDAVELGLKELGLPFDMMMISFFVSRERILHTVGDGMAPWREKLFISMSRNTSAVSDFFQIPTNRVVEMGSQIEI from the coding sequence ATGCAGGCTATGCAACAGCGCCCAGCAATGTCCGCGTTGACTCTCGCAGCATTGGGTATCGTGTTTGGCGATATCGGAACCAGCCCTCTTTATGCATTAAAAGAATGCTTCCACGTGTCTCACGGTATCGCGCTCAACCATGCCAATGTTTTGGGCGTGCTGTCCCTGATCTTCTGGTCACTGATGATCGTGGTGTCCATCAAATATGTCATGGTCATCATGCATGCGGATAACAACGGCGAAGGCGGGATCATGGCGCTACTGGCGCTAAGCCTCAGAAGCAAACGCATCGGTGCCAAGACCCGCTCGGGATTGATCGCCATTGGTCTCTTTGGTGCGGCGTTGTTCTTTGGGGATGGCATCATCACCCCTGCGGTATCCGTACTCTCGGCGGTTGAAGGGCTGTCGATCATGACACCGGTCTTCACCCCCTTCGTGATCCCGATTACCATCGCGGTGTTGATCGGCTTGTTTATGATTCAGCGCAAGGGCACAGGCTCGGTCGGTCGTTTCTTTGGTCCGATTACCCTGCTATGGTTTGTCTCCTTGGGGGTGCTCGGGATCATGAGCATCATTCAAAATCCTTCGATTCTACAGATGGCGAGCCCGCACTGGGCAGTGATCTTTGTGGTCAATCATCCAGTCGCTTCCTTTATTACCATGAGTGCGGTCGTGCTGACCATCACGGGTGGTGAAGCGCTCTATGCTGATATGGGTCACTTTGGGCGTAAGCCGATCCAGATGGCGTGGTTTGCCGTAGTACTACCCTGTTTGCTACTGAACTATGCAGGTCAAGGCGCACTCCTGCTGCGTGATCCTGCGGCGATTGCCAATCCGTTTTATAAGCTGATCCCTGAGATGGCGCTGCTGCCGATGATTATCCTTGCGACGATTGCAACGGTGATTGCGTCTCAAGCGGTGATCTCTGGCGTCTTCTCGATTGCGCGTCAGGCGATGCAACTGGGCTATCTACCCCGCTTTACGGTCATGCACACCTCAGAGTCTGAGATTGGTCAGATCTATATTCCGTTTTTAAACTGGCTACTGCTGGGCGCGATTCTCGTGCTGGTGGTGATGTTTAAATCCAGCTCGAATCTGGCCTCGGCTTATGGTCTGGCAGTAACCATGACCATGCTCTGCGATACCTTGCTGGTCGGCTTTGTGATGTACAACCTGTGGCGCTGGAAAGCTCCAAAAGTCCTGCTCATCGTGCTGCCCTTCCTGACCCTAGACTTGGTGTTCTTTGGCGCAACGTCAATGAAGATCATCGCGGGTGGCTGGTTCCCACTGCTGATTGGTTCGATTGCCTTTACCATCATGATGACGTGGAAACGCGGTCGTCAGTTGCTGTTTGCCAAGCTGCAAAAAGATACCCTGCCACTGGATCTGTTTATCAATAGCGTCAGCACCACGGCGCATACCGTGACGGGTACAGCTGTCTTTATGACCGCGAGCCAAGCCATCGTGCCGCATGCGCTATTGCACAACTTGAAGCACAACAAGATCCTGCATGAAACCAATATCCTGATGACAGTGCAGACCGAAGATGTGCCTTATATTGATGAAGCAACGCGGGTCACGGTTGAGCGGATCAATGAGCGTTTCTCGCGGATCATTGCGCGCTATGGGTTTAAAGAACAACCGAATGTACCTGATGCGGTGGAGCTGGGTTTAAAAGAGCTGGGCTTGCCGTTTGATATGATGATGATCAGCTTCTTTGTCTCTCGCGAGCGTATTCTGCATACCGTGGGCGATGGCATGGCGCCATGGCGTGAGAAGCTGTTTATTTCAATGTCGCGCAATACCAGCGCGGTCAGTGACTTCTTCCAGATCCCGACCAATCGCGTGGTCGAGATGGGTAGTCAGATCGAGATTTAG
- a CDS encoding sensor histidine kinase, producing MGLTFKMAARALRHLGAELITSEEMALNELMKNAFDAGSPKVEINISYPASIKVVEESLKMFVGGGLNKAETIDKIKENTKEYCHERNPCIDFLKQFEQILEKVTVDSIDQALADIKREAYFIKVSDTGSGMTKAELESVFLTIGTSSKLNIQSVGDRVLLGEKGIGRLSMMRLGDVSTVSTKTIDENNLNRINFEWRKFDDPNLFLEQISIESEEVIPEEGFVKGTQILISDLTNDWTYSKTEKFVNEYVQRLRSPFSEEHESDFPIGIFQNKRRIPIKPMPSWLIEQANFNATYSFNPEVKQLDHIALQGEIIWKDSKSSEARSWSLADLIRLLEVPVEDFKGMGALSIKALWFNRNDLTPTLERKLGDIKKELNYWVGGFGIYRDGFRIGFTGGLSDDWLSMDRKTLTSQGYTLNRYQTVGEVAISKIINPHLRDSANRQSLIENSDFIILKALFSKIIIRDLKSRIEAYKKLQEVIALDSLSKTIESTEESHINAIEAIGRIAKKLPKEDKTVLDGIQSVMKNQSEIIEDLHSRIFQVMEKNTDILELANLGQMVDIISHELARITQNTSMLLDRLKNNQDNQKETEKIMTELRKQVIATEKRIRSIDVLSPATRQRKETYDITAQFKTILEGYAPKFARHSVKSILFVDGKQELSSVKVTMVRGLVAQIMENLLTNSVYWLQQGLKSGEHERFIEVDIDSVSQAIFVRDNGPGIDQKYSLDVFKPYFTNRKGGKGLGLYIASEIAKYHDASLYLDSAAEEDGRLRTFVIQLPKESQK from the coding sequence ATGGGCTTGACATTTAAGATGGCGGCACGAGCCTTAAGACATTTAGGTGCTGAGTTAATTACATCAGAAGAAATGGCTCTAAATGAGTTAATGAAAAATGCGTTTGATGCAGGTTCTCCTAAAGTTGAAATAAATATTAGCTATCCAGCCAGTATTAAAGTAGTCGAAGAGTCGCTAAAGATGTTTGTTGGGGGGGGGTTAAATAAAGCCGAGACAATAGATAAAATTAAAGAAAATACCAAAGAGTATTGCCATGAACGTAATCCTTGTATAGATTTTTTAAAACAATTTGAACAAATATTAGAAAAGGTAACAGTCGACAGCATTGATCAAGCTCTCGCTGATATTAAGAGGGAGGCTTACTTCATTAAGGTAAGCGACACTGGGTCGGGTATGACTAAAGCTGAGCTTGAGTCTGTTTTTCTGACAATTGGAACATCTTCTAAATTAAATATTCAATCTGTTGGAGATCGTGTATTGCTGGGCGAAAAGGGTATAGGCCGTTTATCCATGATGCGGCTTGGGGATGTTTCTACAGTATCTACAAAAACAATAGATGAAAATAATCTCAATAGAATAAATTTTGAGTGGAGGAAGTTTGATGATCCAAATCTTTTTCTTGAACAAATTTCAATTGAGTCTGAAGAGGTAATCCCTGAAGAAGGATTTGTGAAAGGCACTCAGATATTAATTTCTGATTTAACAAATGATTGGACTTATTCAAAGACAGAAAAGTTTGTTAATGAATATGTTCAGCGCCTCCGTAGTCCGTTTAGTGAAGAGCATGAATCTGATTTTCCGATTGGCATTTTTCAGAATAAAAGAAGAATTCCAATCAAGCCTATGCCTAGCTGGTTGATTGAGCAAGCAAACTTTAACGCGACTTATAGTTTTAACCCTGAAGTAAAGCAACTCGACCATATCGCACTTCAAGGTGAAATAATATGGAAAGACTCAAAGTCTTCAGAAGCTCGAAGCTGGAGTTTGGCTGATTTAATCAGATTGTTAGAAGTACCTGTTGAGGATTTTAAAGGAATGGGTGCTTTAAGCATTAAGGCACTTTGGTTTAATAGGAATGATCTTACCCCCACGTTGGAAAGAAAACTTGGGGATATTAAAAAAGAGCTTAATTACTGGGTTGGAGGTTTTGGGATTTATCGGGATGGATTTCGAATAGGTTTTACTGGAGGGCTTAGCGATGATTGGCTGAGTATGGACAGGAAGACCCTGACTAGTCAGGGCTATACTCTAAATAGATATCAAACAGTCGGGGAGGTAGCTATATCAAAAATTATTAATCCTCATTTACGTGATAGTGCAAACAGACAGTCTTTGATTGAAAATTCGGATTTTATTATTTTAAAGGCACTATTTAGCAAAATAATAATTCGAGATCTAAAAAGTCGTATAGAAGCATATAAAAAATTACAAGAAGTTATTGCTTTAGATTCATTGTCAAAAACAATAGAGTCAACTGAGGAGTCACATATAAATGCAATCGAAGCTATTGGTAGAATCGCGAAAAAATTGCCTAAAGAAGATAAGACTGTTCTAGATGGAATTCAGTCGGTAATGAAGAATCAAAGTGAAATTATTGAAGATCTTCATTCCAGAATTTTTCAAGTAATGGAAAAAAATACAGATATCCTTGAGCTAGCCAATTTAGGCCAAATGGTTGATATTATTTCACATGAGCTTGCGCGTATTACGCAAAATACTTCAATGCTACTAGATCGTTTAAAAAATAATCAGGATAATCAGAAAGAAACAGAAAAAATTATGACGGAATTGCGTAAACAAGTTATTGCAACCGAAAAAAGAATTCGAAGTATAGATGTATTAAGTCCAGCAACAAGGCAAAGAAAAGAGACGTACGATATTACTGCTCAATTTAAAACAATACTTGAAGGGTATGCTCCTAAATTTGCGAGGCATTCAGTCAAGTCCATACTTTTTGTTGATGGCAAGCAGGAGCTTTCTAGCGTTAAAGTGACAATGGTTAGAGGTCTTGTAGCTCAAATAATGGAAAATTTATTAACAAACTCAGTATATTGGTTACAACAAGGTCTAAAATCTGGAGAACATGAGAGATTTATTGAAGTAGACATAGATAGTGTATCTCAAGCAATTTTTGTTCGAGATAATGGGCCAGGTATTGATCAAAAGTATAGTCTTGATGTCTTTAAGCCGTATTTCACTAATAGGAAAGGTGGTAAAGGATTGGGGTTATATATTGCATCAGAAATAGCAAAATATCATGATGCAAGTCTTTATCTCGATAGTGCAGCAGAAGAGGATGGTAGATTAAGGACATTTGTAATTCAGTTGCCTAAAGAGTCTCAAAAATGA